GAAGGCGGGGTCACCGAGCCAGGACTCGCTCGCGCGAGCGCGCTTGAAGTGGAGGTGCTGGTCGTACTCCCAGGTGAAGCCGACGCCGCCGTGGATCTGGATCGCGTCGCCCGCGCACTTGAAGTACGCCTCGGAGCACCAGGCCTTCGCCAGCGAGGCGTTCGAGGACAGGTCGTCGGACGGATCGTCGACGATGCAGGCGGCGTAGTAGAGCGCGCTCCGTGCGCTCTCGACCGCGATCATCATGTCGGCGCACTTGTGCTTGATCGACTGGAACGAGCCGATCGGGCGACCGAACTGCTCGCGCTCCTTGGCGTAGGCGACGCTGGCGTCGAGGCAGCGCTGGGCGCCGCCGACCTGCTCCGCCGCGAGCGCGATCGCCGCCAGGTCGAGGGTGCGTCGCAGTCCCGGCCATGCGGCGCCGGGCTCGCCCAGGCACGCGTCGGCATCGACGCGCACGCCCGAGAGCTCGATCTCCGCCAGTCGGCGGGTCTGGTCCATCGTGGGGAGCGCCTTGCGAGAGACGCCGTCCGCGTTTCCGTCGACCGCAAACACCGAGAGGCCGTCGTCGCCGCTCGAGCCCGGCGCCCGCGCCACGACGAGCAGGAGATCTGCGGAGTGGCCGTCGACCACCCAGGCCTTCTTGCCTTCGAGGACGTAGCCGTCACCGTCTGGCGTGGCCGTGGTCTCGATCCCGTCCGCGTCCCAGGCGCCGGCCGCTTCGGCGAAGGCGAGGGTCGCGGTCCGGGTGCCTTCGGCGATCGCGGGGAGGCGCGCCGCCTTCTGCTCCTCGGAGCCGACGCAGAGGATCGTGTTGGCGGCGAGGGCGACCGTCGCGAAGAAGGGCGAGCAGAGGACGTACTCGCCGGAAGCCTCGAGGAGCACGACGAGATCGACGTAGCCGAGTCCGAGTCCGCCGTATTCTTCGGGGATGTGGACGCAGGCCCAGCCGAGCTCGGTTCCGATCTGCTCCCAGACCGCCGGGTCGTAGCCGAGCTCCGACTCCATGGCGGAGCGGATCTGCTCCGGGCCGCTCGCCCCTTCGAGGAAGCTGCGTGCGATCGTGCCGAGCTCTTCCTGTTCTTCGCTGAATCGGAAATCCATGTCAGGTCCCGTGCACCTTCTGGGGCTCAGGGGCCTCGGCGATCAGCTCCATGACCTTGGCGCCGATCTCGTCCGGGGCCCACTTCGCGCCCTTGTCGTAGGTCGGCCCGTCGCGCCAACCATCGGAGACGCCGATCAGGCCGCCCTTCACCTCGAAGACGCGGCCCGTGACCTCGCGGCTCTCGGGGGACCCTAGCCACACGACGAGCGGTGACACGTTGCCGGGGTGGGATTCGTCGAAGGTGCCGTCCTCCGGCGGCTTCATGTCGGTGAAGATCGCTTCGGTCATGCGCGTGCGCGCCGCGGGGGCGATCGCATTGGAGGTCACGCCGTAGCGGCCCAGTTCGGCGGCCTGCACGAGGGTGAGACTCGCGATCCCGCCCTTGGCGGCCGAGTAGGTGCCTTGACCGACGCTGCCCTGGAGACCGGCGCCGGAGCTCGTGTTGATGATCCGGGCATCGACGGTCTCACCGGCCTTCGACTGGGCGCGCCAGTGCTCGCAGGCGTGCTTCGAGATGCAGAAGTGGCCCTTCAGGTGGACGTTGATGACCGCGTCCCACTCTTCCTCGGAGGTCGAGACGAACATCCGGTCGCGGAGGAAGCCCGCGTTGTTCACGACCACGTCCAGGCGACCGAACGTGTCGAGGGCCTGCTCGACCATCCGCATGCCCGCAGCGAAGTCGGAGACGCTGTCGGTGTTCGCGATGGCTTCACCGCCCATCGCCTCGATCTCGTCGACCACGGCTTCGGCCGGACCCTTCGAGCCCCCCTCGCCATGGTTGGAGACACCGAGGTCGTTGACCACGACCTTCGCGCCTTCGGCCGCGAAGGCCAGTGCATGCTCGCGGCCGAGGCCGCCACCCGCGCCCGTCACGATGACGACACGCCCGTCGTTGATACCCATTGGTCGACGTTCCTTCTTGGCACCTTCAGCGTCCCTGACGGCTGAAGTCCGCGCGCCGGAGGCGCGCTCGGTTCAAGGGGATGCGGCGAAGCCGCATGCTGGAGAGAGTCCGACGAGACGTCGTCGCCGAAGGCGGCGCCGTGTCACGTCGCGATTCCGGAACGCCTACAGGCGTTCCAGAATCGTGACGTTCGCCTGGCCACCGCCTTCGCACATGGTCTGGAGGCCGTAGCGGACCTCGCGCTTCTCCATCTCGTTGAGGAGCGTGGTCATGAGGCGGGTGCCGGTCGCGCCGATCGGATGGCCGAGGGCCATCGCGCCGCCGTTCACGTTCACCTTCTCGTAGTCCATGCCCGTCTCCTTCAGCCAGGCGAGCACGACCGGGGCGAAGGCCTCGTTGATCTCGACGAGATCGATGTCGTTAACTGTCATGCCGGTCTTCTCGAAGGCGCGCTTCGTGGCCGGAACCGGCGCCGAGAGCATCATGACCGGATCGTCTGCGAGCACCGAGATGTGGTGGACCCGCGCGCGAGGCGTCAGGTTGTGGTCCTTCACCGCCTGCTCCGAAGCGACCAGGATCGCGGACGCGCCGTCCGAGATCTGGCTGGCGTGGGCCGCCGTGAGGGAGCCGCCTTCCACGAGCGGCTGGAGCGAAGCCATCTTCTCGGGGTTCGGCTCGCGCATGCCCTCGTCGTTCTCGATCCCGTTGATCGGCAGGATCTCGTTCTTGAACCGGCCTTCCTCGGTCGCCTTGATGGCACGGAGGTGGGAGTTGATCGCGAGATTGTCGAGCTCTTCGCGCTTGATGTCCCACTTCTTGACCATCATCTCGGCGCCGTTGAACTGGGAGATCTCCTGGTCGCCGAAGCGGGCCTCCCAACCGACCGAGCCCGAGAAGGGCGTCTCGAAGCCGAACTGCTCACCGACCGTCATCGCCGAAGAGATCGGGATCGCGCTCATGTTCTGGACGCCGCCCGCGACGACGAGGTCGGCGGTTCCGCTCATGACGGCCTGGGCCGCGAAGTGGACCGACTGCTGGGAGGAGCCGCACTGGCGGTCGATCGTCACGCCGGGGACGTGGATCGGCAGGTCGGCGGCGAGCCAGCACGAGCGGGCGATGTCGCCGGCCTGGGAGCCGATCGTGTCGCAGCAGCCGAAGACGACGTCGTCGACGGCGTTCGGGTCGACGCCCGAGCGCTCCATCAGACCCTTGAGCACGTGCGCTCCCAGGTCCGCCGAATGGATGGTCGAGAGTCCGCCGTTCCGGCGGCCGACGGGCGTGCGCACCGCCTCTACGAGATAGGCCTCAGCCATTTCGATTCTCCTTGGGGACGCCGATCGGGGCGTCGGGGGTTCCGGGTTCCAGCCGCCGGGCGCCCGCAGGCGGCCAATGTGCCGCCGAGCGCCCGCAGGCGGCCAATGAGTGCTACCGGGTGCAGAGCACCGACGAGCCGTGGCCGAAGAGGCCCTGGTTCGCCGTGATGCCGGCCTTGGCGCCTTCGACCTGCCGCTCGCCGGCCTGGCCGCGGAGCTGCCAGGTGAGCTCGCAGACCTGGGCGATCGCCTGCGCCGGGACCGCCTCGCCGAAGCAGCCGAGGCCGCCCGACGGGTTGACCGGGATGCGGCCGCCGATCGAGGTCGCGCCGTCGCGAAGGAGGCCCTCCGCTTCGCCGGGCTTGCAGAGGCCGATGTTCTCGTACCAGTCGAGCTCGAGGGCGCTCGAGAGGTCGTAGACCTCGGCGAGGTCCATGTCCTCCGGGCCGAGGCCCGCTTCCTCGTACGCGGCGTACGCGATCGAGTCGCGGAAGCTGCGATCCGGCGCGGACACTCCGGCGGCCGAATCCGTCGTGAAGTCCGGCATGTCGATCACCGTCTGCGGGAAGGTCGGCGAGATCGTCGACACGCCCGAGATCCGGACCGGGTTCGAGACGCCGTGCTTCTTCGCGAACTCCATCGACGTGATCACGAGGGCGGCGCCGCCGTCGCTCGTCGCGCAGATGTCGAAGAGGCGCAGCGGCTGCGAGACGTAGGGCGAGCCCAGGACGTCTTCCTCGGTGTAGATCTTCTTGAACCGCGCCTTGGGGTTGGACACGCCGTGGCGCGAGTTCTTGACCTTCACGTGGGCGAAGTCCTTCTCGGTCGCGCCGTAGAGATCCATCCGGCGCTGGGCCCAGAGCCCGAAATAGGTCGGGTTGGTGGCACCGAGGAGCCGGAAACGCAGCCAGTCGGGGTCGAATCCGCGCTCGCCCTTGTTCGGGGCGAGGAAGCCCTTGGGCGTCGTGTCCGCACCGACGACGACCACGCACTCCGCCATCCCGGCGAGGATGCGCATGCGCGCGATGTCGATCGCCTGGGCGCCGGTCGCGCAGGCCGCGTAGCAGCTGGCGATCGGGATCCCGGTCCAGCCCATGGCCTTCGCGAAGGTCGCGCCCGCCACGTAGCCCGGGTAGCCGTTGCGGACGGTGTCGCCGCCGACGATGAAGTCGACCTGGTTCCATTCGAGGCCGGCATCGGCCATCGCTTCCTTGATGGCCGCCACGCCGTACTCGGCGAAGTTGCGGCCCCACTTACCCCACTCGTGCATGCCTGCACCGAGGATCGCGACGTCGTTCTTGCTCATGTCAGTTGGCCTCCACGGGCTTCCACTTCCAGACCATGTATTCGTGCTCGTCGTCTTCGTACAACGTGCCGAGCACGAGCTGCATCTCCATCCCGACCTCGATGTCGTCGGGGCTCACGCCGTCGGCGAGCTGGCCGAGGACGACCATGCGCTCGTCGTTCAGCTCGACCGCCGCGACGGTGTAGGGCTCGAAGGGGTCCTTCGAGATCGCGGGCTCCGGGGGCTTGTAGTGGTTCGTCGTGTAGGACCACAGCTTGCCGCGGTTGGAGAGGGCGACCTCCTTGAACTCGGCATCCGCGTGTCCCGGGGCGTGGCTGATCGACACGTCCTTGGGGAAGAAGTAGGTCCCGCTCGACTCGTCGAGGTAGCCGAGGAGCTGCGGATTGTCCTCGTCCAGCGTGAGCCATCCCTCGATCGCGGGGACGCGCGTCTTGGCCATTTCGTTCTCCTTCATCGGGCGCACAGAGGATACCGCCTCGCGCCCGCTCGTTCTCTGCCTGTGGCCTCTGCGGTCTAGGCGGCCGGCTCGAATCCGAAGCTCACGGCGGGCGGGCCGCCGTCGAAGAGGGCCTCGGCGAGGCGCTCGCGGTGCCACGCCGTCTCGCCCCAGGCGAGGTCCAGGGTCCAGGCGCGTCGCATCCACACGTGGAGGTCCTGCTCCCACGTGTAGCCGAGGGCACCGTGCACCTGGAGCGACGTCGAGGCGCCCTGGAGCGCGGCCTCGCCGGCGCTGATCTTCGCCATCGAGACGTCGACCGAGCGGCTCTCCACGTCCTGTGCCACCGAGTGCGCAGC
Above is a genomic segment from bacterium containing:
- a CDS encoding acetyl-CoA C-acetyltransferase, with product MAEAYLVEAVRTPVGRRNGGLSTIHSADLGAHVLKGLMERSGVDPNAVDDVVFGCCDTIGSQAGDIARSCWLAADLPIHVPGVTIDRQCGSSQQSVHFAAQAVMSGTADLVVAGGVQNMSAIPISSAMTVGEQFGFETPFSGSVGWEARFGDQEISQFNGAEMMVKKWDIKREELDNLAINSHLRAIKATEEGRFKNEILPINGIENDEGMREPNPEKMASLQPLVEGGSLTAAHASQISDGASAILVASEQAVKDHNLTPRARVHHISVLADDPVMMLSAPVPATKRAFEKTGMTVNDIDLVEINEAFAPVVLAWLKETGMDYEKVNVNGGAMALGHPIGATGTRLMTTLLNEMEKREVRYGLQTMCEGGGQANVTILERL
- a CDS encoding acyl-CoA/acyl-ACP dehydrogenase — encoded protein: MDFRFSEEQEELGTIARSFLEGASGPEQIRSAMESELGYDPAVWEQIGTELGWACVHIPEEYGGLGLGYVDLVVLLEASGEYVLCSPFFATVALAANTILCVGSEEQKAARLPAIAEGTRTATLAFAEAAGAWDADGIETTATPDGDGYVLEGKKAWVVDGHSADLLLVVARAPGSSGDDGLSVFAVDGNADGVSRKALPTMDQTRRLAEIELSGVRVDADACLGEPGAAWPGLRRTLDLAAIALAAEQVGGAQRCLDASVAYAKEREQFGRPIGSFQSIKHKCADMMIAVESARSALYYAACIVDDPSDDLSSNASLAKAWCSEAYFKCAGDAIQIHGGVGFTWEYDQHLHFKRARASESWLGDPAFHRERIAKHLGL
- a CDS encoding SDR family oxidoreductase — protein: MGINDGRVVIVTGAGGGLGREHALAFAAEGAKVVVNDLGVSNHGEGGSKGPAEAVVDEIEAMGGEAIANTDSVSDFAAGMRMVEQALDTFGRLDVVVNNAGFLRDRMFVSTSEEEWDAVINVHLKGHFCISKHACEHWRAQSKAGETVDARIINTSSGAGLQGSVGQGTYSAAKGGIASLTLVQAAELGRYGVTSNAIAPAARTRMTEAIFTDMKPPEDGTFDESHPGNVSPLVVWLGSPESREVTGRVFEVKGGLIGVSDGWRDGPTYDKGAKWAPDEIGAKVMELIAEAPEPQKVHGT
- a CDS encoding OB-fold domain-containing protein, coding for MAKTRVPAIEGWLTLDEDNPQLLGYLDESSGTYFFPKDVSISHAPGHADAEFKEVALSNRGKLWSYTTNHYKPPEPAISKDPFEPYTVAAVELNDERMVVLGQLADGVSPDDIEVGMEMQLVLGTLYEDDEHEYMVWKWKPVEAN
- a CDS encoding lipid-transfer protein encodes the protein MSKNDVAILGAGMHEWGKWGRNFAEYGVAAIKEAMADAGLEWNQVDFIVGGDTVRNGYPGYVAGATFAKAMGWTGIPIASCYAACATGAQAIDIARMRILAGMAECVVVVGADTTPKGFLAPNKGERGFDPDWLRFRLLGATNPTYFGLWAQRRMDLYGATEKDFAHVKVKNSRHGVSNPKARFKKIYTEEDVLGSPYVSQPLRLFDICATSDGGAALVITSMEFAKKHGVSNPVRISGVSTISPTFPQTVIDMPDFTTDSAAGVSAPDRSFRDSIAYAAYEEAGLGPEDMDLAEVYDLSSALELDWYENIGLCKPGEAEGLLRDGATSIGGRIPVNPSGGLGCFGEAVPAQAIAQVCELTWQLRGQAGERQVEGAKAGITANQGLFGHGSSVLCTR